AATAACCGGTCGTCTCCCGGCTTGCTCGTGACCCGCTTGAGGATCAAAGTCAAGCCATATCAGATCGCCTCGTTTGGGAATAATCAAAGTAACTCGTTCCCTTCAGTACCAAAGTCTATTTCTTCATGTCTTGTATCCTGTTTCACTTTAGAGAGCAAAGTCTTTAGATGGTTACGTAGTTCCTCATTGGACTCTACAGGCTTGGTTTTTGGACGCAACAACAATTCATTATCTTCTGTCACCAAAATCTCGATTTCCGAGCCTTCT
This Paenibacillus xylanexedens DNA region includes the following protein-coding sequences:
- a CDS encoding AbrB/MazE/SpoVT family DNA-binding domain-containing protein, producing the protein MEHQSNERRGIAMTTATLSKWGNSSAIRIPNQLLKRLNLEEGSEIEILVTEDNELLLRPKTKPVESNEELRNHLKTLLSKVKQDTRHEEIDFGTEGNELL